In Leptospira sp. WS58.C1, a single genomic region encodes these proteins:
- a CDS encoding DUF167 domain-containing protein, whose translation MKIQIRVKPNSKKPSVTKGEDGVWVIAVKEPAIEGKANDAVVRAVAEEFGLAPSKVKILKGEKSKLKLLEVYD comes from the coding sequence GTGAAAATTCAGATCAGGGTAAAACCGAATTCTAAAAAACCGTCCGTAACGAAAGGGGAAGACGGTGTTTGGGTCATCGCAGTCAAAGAGCCTGCCATCGAAGGTAAGGCGAATGATGCTGTGGTCCGAGCTGTCGCGGAAGAATTTGGACTAGCTCCTTCTAAGGTAAAAATTCTAAAGGGAGAAAAGAGTAAGTTAAAACTTCTGGAAGTTTATGATTAG
- the murJ gene encoding murein biosynthesis integral membrane protein MurJ, with the protein MSQAARRSFALSFYTLVSRILGVFRDHFMAVSFGTGTVASAFSVAYRLPNMFRNLLAEGTLSQSFMPLYSDAEKEGVMAARKMSGAVLSFLFVILLSIVVIVFTFSPFALPILVGGSPEYSGLVVELTYILFFLIVTASLSSIYMAISNVKNRFFVPSLSPIILNLSYLTVFLGIFPFVEWELLTKVRVLCFAIVGGGIIQLSVQAWYVSKNGEGPIFSWNYKHPAILKIFKLMLPAAVGGGFYQLGLLVDIFLANYVQNTNPGLGAVVSLDYAQRLVQLPTGIIGVALATTTLPSLLSSLKEDKHSEVPKEMLGVLGFAGFLTAPAALGIGILAGPILDSIYYGGRWDHIATETTILPLIFYSLAVPFYSMNKVLISTYYAFQDTKTPLRVQAFTFVLNLILNFSLIFLLKHSAIALSSAVSTVVTWTVLSSNLKKHDVAFPWEGFLSKIAKLILPLLGMAVFLFFYKEMIHPRALDYFAEKGLSYANSSRVSLCAAIFPAMAIFFSISLLLGLEEIRLIAGKIFRKK; encoded by the coding sequence TTGTCCCAAGCAGCCAGAAGAAGTTTTGCTCTTTCCTTTTACACCCTCGTTTCCAGAATTTTAGGAGTGTTCCGAGACCATTTTATGGCCGTGTCTTTCGGGACAGGTACGGTGGCCTCCGCATTTTCAGTCGCTTATAGATTGCCGAATATGTTCCGTAATTTATTGGCGGAAGGAACTCTTTCTCAATCATTTATGCCGTTGTATTCCGATGCGGAGAAGGAAGGCGTAATGGCTGCTCGTAAGATGAGCGGAGCCGTATTAAGTTTTCTTTTTGTAATCCTATTAAGTATTGTAGTAATCGTTTTTACATTTTCTCCCTTTGCTCTTCCCATCCTGGTAGGGGGATCCCCCGAATATTCGGGTCTTGTGGTAGAGCTTACCTATATTCTATTTTTCTTAATCGTTACGGCAAGTCTCTCTTCGATCTATATGGCGATCTCCAACGTCAAAAATCGATTTTTCGTTCCTTCTCTTTCTCCTATCATTCTGAACTTAAGTTATCTCACCGTATTTTTGGGAATTTTTCCTTTTGTAGAATGGGAACTATTGACCAAAGTAAGAGTTTTATGTTTTGCGATCGTGGGAGGTGGGATCATACAGTTAAGTGTTCAGGCCTGGTACGTTTCCAAAAACGGAGAAGGCCCGATTTTTTCCTGGAATTATAAACATCCCGCTATTTTAAAAATATTTAAACTGATGTTACCTGCCGCTGTCGGAGGCGGTTTTTACCAACTCGGGCTTTTGGTGGATATATTTTTAGCTAACTATGTGCAGAATACGAACCCCGGTTTAGGAGCCGTAGTTAGTTTGGATTATGCACAAAGGCTAGTGCAACTTCCTACCGGGATCATTGGAGTCGCGCTTGCGACCACAACTTTGCCTTCATTACTTTCTTCCTTGAAAGAGGATAAACATTCCGAGGTCCCTAAGGAAATGTTGGGAGTTTTAGGATTTGCGGGATTTTTGACCGCACCGGCAGCTCTTGGAATCGGGATTTTGGCCGGTCCTATCTTGGATTCCATATATTACGGGGGGAGATGGGACCATATCGCGACGGAAACTACGATCTTACCTTTGATCTTTTATTCCTTAGCTGTACCTTTCTACAGCATGAATAAGGTTTTGATCTCCACTTATTATGCCTTTCAAGATACTAAAACTCCGTTGCGAGTCCAAGCATTTACATTTGTTCTGAACCTGATCTTGAACTTTTCCCTCATTTTTTTATTAAAACATTCCGCAATCGCATTATCTTCCGCCGTATCTACCGTCGTAACTTGGACCGTGCTTTCTAGTAACCTGAAAAAGCATGATGTCGCTTTTCCTTGGGAAGGATTTCTTTCTAAAATCGCAAAATTGATCCTACCACTTTTAGGCATGGCTGTATTTTTATTCTTTTACAAAGAAATGATACATCCTAGGGCCCTAGACTATTTCGCGGAAAAGGGCTTAAGTTATGCGAATTCCTCTCGGGTCTCCCTCTGCGCCGCAATATTTCCTGCAATGGCAATTTTTTTCTCGATCAGTCTGCTTTTGGGCCTGGAAGAGATACGGTTAATAGCTGGAAAAATATTTCGTAAGAAGTAA
- a CDS encoding STAS domain-containing protein: MEIHTTKLGRILKVTPKGVLDSYSAFDLVRFIKTRWEEGERLVLVNSRFVDYIEEDGISALVELKNFFEKFGGNIAFSDWNEEGLLVLGLFGLNKKQNFFAHEKDAEVWLSSLKIEDRRSRSDKSETVSSLRQTKPIQFYSSPSSGLSKSDVYVPEISTVPIPGQEPTEKSKIGKDLDRSLEQVRNVQERILYCESCRARLRIKTLGRHQCPNCGIQFDVSRTGGVRYMEKLFS; encoded by the coding sequence TTGGAAATTCATACTACAAAACTGGGACGTATATTGAAGGTAACTCCTAAGGGAGTGCTGGATTCCTATTCCGCGTTCGACCTGGTGCGATTTATCAAAACACGCTGGGAAGAAGGGGAGAGACTTGTGCTAGTCAATTCTCGTTTTGTGGATTATATAGAAGAAGACGGGATCTCCGCACTTGTGGAATTAAAAAACTTCTTCGAAAAATTCGGCGGCAACATCGCGTTCAGCGATTGGAATGAAGAAGGTCTACTCGTTTTAGGATTATTCGGTCTGAACAAGAAGCAGAACTTTTTCGCACATGAAAAGGACGCGGAAGTCTGGCTTTCTTCTTTGAAAATCGAGGATAGAAGGTCAAGATCCGATAAGTCGGAAACTGTCTCTTCTCTCAGGCAAACGAAGCCGATCCAGTTTTATTCTAGTCCATCTTCCGGTTTGAGCAAGTCCGATGTATATGTTCCTGAGATCAGTACTGTTCCTATCCCGGGACAAGAACCTACAGAGAAGTCTAAGATCGGAAAGGATCTGGACCGTTCCTTGGAACAGGTAAGAAATGTCCAAGAAAGGATCTTGTACTGTGAGTCTTGTCGAGCAAGACTTCGGATCAAAACTCTTGGTCGTCATCAATGTCCTAATTGCGGAATTCAGTTTGACGTGAGTCGCACCGGTGGAGTTCGATACATGGAGAAACTATTCAGTTAG
- a CDS encoding LIC_12071 family protein, which yields MQIFKHILFFLLALLVCEGIAAGASAWSYLESSLASFEQIKNLSDQRARDTIGAISKSSEGKLSKDRLDDLNFAFTRLVKVTSGDKEGFIISEISMTDDSGIVLASSNEDYVSDPRAKRKPEPKFLSPSYTAAHHLRKWQIGTPILLGEKNTFQSDKLMQIVSPYFPEISEPSVLLSMAVYHPEKLERVASLHMKYERGNFAHFVKIQTELFWWTLQNNAIIALICALILGFAHLLIKSVRTSFTQDGRYIADPSSPPLWEKVDFAQTQGPIRWRESSSPSPSYQSPAPVSQSHVPAAPVVATPSPVATTPTQTMSAPSAAQAVNREKAEIIDAIYLG from the coding sequence GTGCAAATTTTTAAACATATTCTATTTTTCCTTTTAGCACTTTTGGTTTGCGAAGGAATCGCTGCCGGAGCCTCTGCTTGGTCTTATTTAGAATCTTCTCTTGCTTCTTTCGAGCAGATCAAAAATCTTTCGGACCAAAGAGCCAGAGATACGATCGGCGCTATCTCCAAGTCCAGTGAAGGAAAATTAAGCAAGGACAGATTGGACGATTTGAATTTTGCATTCACTCGACTCGTAAAAGTGACCTCAGGCGACAAGGAAGGATTTATCATTTCCGAGATCAGCATGACCGACGATTCAGGGATCGTTCTTGCATCTTCTAACGAAGACTATGTGTCCGATCCGAGAGCAAAAAGAAAACCGGAACCTAAGTTTTTATCTCCAAGTTATACTGCCGCTCATCACTTGAGAAAATGGCAGATCGGTACTCCGATCCTTTTGGGAGAAAAAAATACATTTCAAAGCGACAAACTGATGCAGATCGTTTCTCCTTATTTCCCGGAAATTTCCGAACCAAGTGTTCTTCTATCTATGGCGGTATACCATCCCGAAAAATTGGAAAGAGTGGCTTCTCTTCACATGAAATATGAAAGAGGGAACTTTGCTCATTTTGTGAAGATCCAAACGGAACTTTTCTGGTGGACTCTGCAGAATAATGCGATCATCGCTCTTATCTGCGCTCTTATATTAGGATTTGCTCATTTACTCATTAAGAGCGTTCGCACTTCTTTTACTCAGGACGGAAGGTATATTGCCGATCCTTCTTCTCCTCCTTTATGGGAGAAGGTGGACTTTGCCCAAACACAAGGGCCTATTCGTTGGAGAGAGAGTTCTTCTCCTTCTCCTTCTTACCAGAGTCCGGCGCCTGTCTCCCAGAGCCATGTTCCGGCGGCACCGGTGGTCGCGACACCGAGCCCTGTAGCAACGACTCCGACTCAAACGATGTCTGCCCCATCTGCTGCGCAGGCAGTCAATCGGGAGAAAGCGGAAATAATAGACGCTATATATCTAGGATAA
- the lipB gene encoding lipoyl(octanoyl) transferase LipB, translating to MQAFSLKNPLPYEDYVRFQEKSRENRRESILFLEHPLTITGGINYNIDNLLRNEDFLSEHGISLQYIKRGGDYTAHEPGQIVTYVHLDLKKREISISEFLDGVLEAAIYSTKKVWGLDLVKNPNAPGLYLSDSPNRKILSMGVLFKSWFTSYGIALNVSNDFSAFQCIHPCGQDWKSMISVSQLGLPSGEEKKKEWILAFRSGFLRNLKPVKEEIRA from the coding sequence GTGCAGGCTTTTTCCCTGAAAAATCCCCTTCCATACGAAGATTACGTCCGCTTCCAGGAAAAGTCCCGGGAAAATCGGAGGGAATCGATTCTATTTTTAGAACACCCTCTTACGATTACCGGGGGGATCAATTATAATATCGACAATCTTCTCCGAAATGAAGACTTCCTTTCCGAGCACGGGATCTCTCTTCAATACATAAAAAGAGGTGGGGATTATACCGCTCACGAGCCCGGACAGATCGTTACCTATGTACATTTGGACTTAAAAAAAAGAGAAATTTCCATCTCGGAATTTCTGGACGGGGTCTTGGAAGCCGCAATTTATTCCACAAAGAAAGTTTGGGGTTTGGATCTGGTAAAAAATCCGAATGCTCCCGGGCTTTATCTTTCCGATTCTCCGAATCGTAAAATTCTTTCCATGGGAGTTTTGTTTAAGTCCTGGTTCACTAGTTACGGGATCGCTCTGAACGTTTCTAATGATTTTTCGGCTTTTCAGTGTATCCATCCTTGCGGCCAGGATTGGAAATCTATGATTTCCGTGTCTCAACTGGGACTTCCGAGCGGAGAAGAAAAAAAGAAGGAATGGATCCTGGCTTTTCGGTCCGGATTTCTAAGAAATTTAAAACCCGTAAAAGAGGAAATCCGCGCCTAA
- a CDS encoding type II toxin-antitoxin system antitoxin SocA domain-containing protein, giving the protein MEKLLEVISFILQRSPKGRNRQELAKLIYLSDGVFFQKYAKVITEQKYIHLEDSPYPMELNQALLHLKENRLIDVTPKLTETGISGYLLTWVGTEHEDEIDLNRQEKRILRKVLENFKGSVYDENRVYPNLYENYVITPLFSEIKFSKETINTKIHFFKRKTLLNISGKIFKVLFSE; this is encoded by the coding sequence ATGGAAAAGCTGCTCGAAGTCATCTCCTTTATACTCCAAAGATCCCCGAAAGGAAGAAACCGTCAGGAACTTGCAAAATTGATCTATCTTTCTGACGGAGTATTCTTCCAAAAATACGCCAAAGTGATTACGGAACAAAAATATATCCATTTGGAAGATTCTCCGTATCCGATGGAATTGAATCAGGCGCTTCTTCACCTGAAAGAAAATCGTCTAATAGATGTGACCCCAAAATTGACCGAGACCGGGATCTCGGGTTATTTATTAACTTGGGTCGGAACCGAGCATGAGGATGAAATTGACTTGAATCGTCAGGAAAAAAGGATTCTTCGCAAGGTGTTGGAAAATTTCAAAGGAAGTGTTTACGACGAAAATAGAGTGTATCCGAATTTATATGAGAATTACGTGATTACTCCCCTTTTCTCGGAAATAAAGTTTAGCAAAGAAACTATTAACACTAAAATACATTTCTTTAAGAGAAAAACGCTTTTGAATATCTCGGGCAAAATATTTAAGGTACTTTTTAGCGAGTAA
- the panD gene encoding aspartate 1-decarboxylase gives MLITVCKGKIHRATVTDADLNYEGSLTVDMDLVDAAGMFPYEKVSVVNVNNGSRFETYLIEGKRGSGEICLNGAAARLGMKGDKVIIISYGSLEEKDLPKGYKPQVVLVDEKNHIKKA, from the coding sequence ATGCTCATCACTGTTTGCAAAGGTAAGATCCATAGAGCCACCGTAACCGACGCGGACCTTAATTATGAGGGAAGCCTGACGGTTGATATGGATTTAGTAGACGCCGCCGGAATGTTCCCTTACGAAAAAGTTTCCGTTGTAAACGTGAACAATGGGTCCAGATTCGAGACATATCTGATCGAAGGCAAAAGAGGTTCCGGAGAGATCTGTTTGAACGGCGCTGCTGCCCGTCTTGGAATGAAAGGAGACAAAGTAATCATCATCTCCTACGGATCCCTGGAAGAAAAGGACCTGCCAAAAGGTTACAAACCCCAAGTCGTTCTCGTTGACGAAAAGAACCATATCAAAAAAGCCTAA
- a CDS encoding type II toxin-antitoxin system HicB family antitoxin, translating into MKSKYENSTGQACVAVGETEEEVTKRIKEAIEFHLEGLRKDGEPIPVPSRVTLVSV; encoded by the coding sequence GTGAAATCTAAATATGAAAATAGCACTGGACAGGCTTGCGTTGCGGTCGGAGAAACAGAAGAAGAAGTTACAAAACGAATCAAAGAAGCAATAGAGTTTCATTTAGAAGGATTGAGAAAAGACGGAGAACCAATACCCGTCCCATCGAGAGTTACTCTCGTATCTGTATAA
- a CDS encoding HDOD domain-containing protein: MLNPTELTETLVSGKDIELEYRFISDEDHQQIYLLLLQVLGNLDRLFLTEVVSTILKELLMNANKANAKRLFFLTEGLNINEPSHYNKGMKRFLEDIIHKWDEQEKVLKGSNLSVRLRAKIMNQNLIFLIENDVALLPQESERIKARLESASKFNDLSDAFLSMADSQESAGLGLVLIQLLLKNSGIGSDKFKIETDGKITRATLVIPKQIVPIDVATKLKDKILAEVDGLPPLPHTLTRIINLCNNPDSDLGVIANEIERNPAISADLLKLSNSAGFASRNKVNTIVQAVKVVGLKNVRNLLYVSGVRKIMEGRYSKLQEVWNHSNLASYFARQVSQRAGLGKLSDIAAVGALLHDLGKFILLSLDPTLFKRLASYQKHRDLSNSTILEEISTGISHPTLGAMLARKWDFPPDLVHMIEFHHRAFMATNTIYTDLVDSVYVANMMCDYLDKKASYYAADSSILKKFQLDDKAKFEETCEKLAKAYEIANEEN, translated from the coding sequence ATGCTGAATCCGACCGAACTCACAGAAACCCTCGTATCCGGAAAAGATATCGAACTGGAATATAGATTTATTTCGGACGAGGATCACCAGCAGATCTATCTTCTGCTACTTCAGGTTTTGGGGAACTTGGATAGGTTGTTCCTCACGGAAGTGGTTTCTACCATTCTGAAAGAACTTTTGATGAACGCAAATAAAGCGAACGCCAAAAGGCTTTTTTTTCTGACTGAGGGGCTGAATATCAACGAACCATCTCATTATAATAAAGGGATGAAACGTTTTCTGGAAGATATCATTCATAAATGGGATGAACAGGAGAAGGTGCTCAAAGGTTCCAATCTCTCCGTTCGTCTCCGAGCAAAGATCATGAACCAAAACCTGATCTTTTTGATAGAGAATGATGTGGCACTTCTGCCTCAAGAATCCGAAAGGATCAAAGCAAGATTAGAATCCGCAAGCAAGTTCAATGATCTTTCCGATGCATTTCTTTCTATGGCGGATAGCCAAGAAAGTGCGGGCCTCGGTTTAGTTCTCATACAGTTATTATTAAAAAACTCAGGCATAGGTTCAGATAAGTTTAAGATAGAGACAGACGGCAAGATCACAAGAGCGACCTTAGTGATCCCGAAACAGATCGTTCCAATAGATGTGGCCACCAAGCTCAAGGACAAGATTTTGGCGGAAGTAGATGGACTTCCCCCACTACCTCATACTCTAACAAGGATCATCAATCTTTGTAATAATCCTGACTCGGATCTGGGAGTGATTGCAAACGAAATAGAAAGAAACCCTGCTATTAGCGCTGACCTTCTAAAACTTTCCAACTCTGCGGGTTTCGCGAGTAGGAATAAGGTAAATACAATCGTCCAAGCCGTTAAGGTTGTGGGACTGAAGAACGTCCGAAATCTTTTGTATGTCTCAGGTGTGCGAAAAATCATGGAAGGCAGATATTCCAAACTACAGGAAGTATGGAATCATTCCAACCTCGCGAGTTATTTCGCAAGACAGGTTTCTCAAAGAGCGGGACTCGGAAAACTTTCCGATATCGCAGCAGTCGGTGCCTTACTCCATGATCTAGGAAAATTTATTTTGCTTTCATTGGATCCTACATTATTCAAACGTCTGGCGTCTTACCAAAAGCATCGGGACCTTTCCAACTCCACCATCTTAGAGGAAATTTCCACTGGTATTTCTCATCCCACTTTGGGAGCAATGCTTGCTAGAAAATGGGATTTTCCACCGGACCTTGTACATATGATCGAATTCCATCATAGAGCCTTCATGGCGACTAACACGATTTATACGGATTTAGTTGATTCCGTATACGTGGCAAATATGATGTGCGATTATCTGGATAAGAAAGCTAGCTATTATGCAGCCGATTCGAGTATACTAAAAAAATTCCAGTTAGACGATAAGGCAAAGTTCGAAGAAACCTGCGAAAAATTGGCAAAAGCCTACGAGATCGCGAATGAAGAAAACTGA
- a CDS encoding ABC transporter ATP-binding protein: MKKTESNNLLNLHGIKFYRSGTPILDGIDFQINSGEHWVLLGRNGAGKTTLVNLIYGSVWPTAGRINLFGETFGETPLQILRNKIGILDSSQQESALQKSLTVYDVLLTGFFHTIGFYRESNAWEEKEAERILEENGFGAKRNQLFRTLSSGEKKKVLFLRAMCTSPEFVILDEPCSGLDLTAREEFIDFLDEYKKNRNFTSIYITHRIDEIPPFYEHAALLKSGKILFSGEIKEAFSSARLSELYDRKVEAENRNGTWVAVTERK, from the coding sequence ATGAAGAAAACTGAATCCAATAATCTACTCAATTTACACGGAATTAAGTTTTATAGATCCGGGACACCTATTCTGGATGGGATCGATTTTCAGATCAATTCAGGAGAACATTGGGTGCTCTTGGGTCGTAATGGCGCAGGAAAAACAACTCTCGTAAATTTGATCTATGGATCTGTTTGGCCCACCGCAGGTAGGATCAATCTTTTCGGTGAGACGTTCGGAGAAACTCCTCTGCAGATCTTGCGGAATAAGATAGGTATCCTGGATTCTTCCCAGCAAGAAAGCGCACTCCAAAAAAGTCTTACCGTTTACGACGTACTTCTTACCGGTTTTTTTCATACCATCGGTTTCTATAGAGAATCCAATGCTTGGGAAGAAAAAGAAGCGGAACGAATTTTAGAAGAAAACGGTTTCGGCGCTAAACGAAATCAGCTATTTCGAACATTATCGTCCGGAGAAAAGAAGAAGGTACTTTTCTTAAGAGCAATGTGCACTTCTCCCGAATTTGTGATCTTAGACGAGCCTTGCTCAGGATTAGATCTGACCGCCAGGGAAGAATTTATAGATTTTTTGGACGAATATAAGAAAAATCGAAACTTCACTTCTATTTATATCACACACAGGATCGACGAGATCCCGCCCTTTTACGAGCACGCAGCCCTTTTGAAATCAGGGAAAATTCTGTTCTCAGGAGAGATCAAGGAAGCATTCAGTTCAGCGAGACTTTCCGAGCTATACGACCGAAAGGTAGAAGCGGAAAACAGGAACGGCACCTGGGTAGCAGTAACTGAAAGGAAATAG
- the topA gene encoding type I DNA topoisomerase: protein MSVLVLVESPTKVKTISSYLGKEYKVLATYGHILDLPPDRIGIKIEKDFEPEYVPLKGKKKVLSSILKEAKSHSSILIATDPDREGEFIGYILAQKLGKKVKISRIRFQEIQKEKILQAISEPDEIDLYLVDSQKARRILDRLIGYKISPFLWRAVGGEGLSAGRVQSVALKWICEREEEIRNFIPVTTWLVSATAFYGSGENEKVVFYPKREAFATQKEASEFLNSILTKTKILRITERKEKLGETLPPPPFTTATLQQEAFRVLKFAASKTMKLAQELYEGTDLGKGKSQGLITYMRTDSVRIGEEAIGAIRKKIGSKFGPEFVSDKAQTYRLKKTKGKTQDAHEAIRPVDIFLEPSSVFEITDRNLSKDSKKLYELIWKRAVASQMKPEAWKRLEFVANGGGEVWEGGKLFSIDPGYKKIYNVSADLLPTWKKGETLTPDSWEIQEKTTEPPPRFTEASLVSKLEKEGIGRPSTFASILETLYKRKYVYSEKGKLYSETLGEKVNAFLQAAFADLFREKFTSEMEQKLDSIASGEESRSKVLSEFYSILDSQLKKTNIMEINKQLKERPKTPKYGICPVCKEGERVRKKSSKKKEYYICSRFPQCDYAEYL from the coding sequence ATGTCAGTCCTCGTACTTGTAGAATCTCCTACCAAAGTAAAAACTATCTCTTCCTATTTAGGCAAAGAATACAAGGTGCTCGCCACCTACGGACATATTTTGGATCTTCCACCGGATCGTATCGGGATCAAAATTGAAAAGGATTTCGAACCTGAGTATGTGCCACTTAAGGGGAAAAAGAAAGTTTTATCTTCCATTTTAAAAGAAGCAAAGTCGCATTCCTCTATACTCATCGCAACCGACCCGGATCGAGAGGGAGAATTTATCGGATATATTCTGGCCCAAAAATTAGGGAAGAAGGTAAAAATCTCCCGGATCCGCTTCCAAGAAATACAGAAGGAAAAAATTTTACAGGCAATCTCTGAACCGGATGAGATCGATCTATACTTGGTGGATTCCCAAAAAGCCAGGAGGATCTTAGATAGGTTGATCGGATACAAGATCAGTCCATTTTTGTGGAGGGCAGTCGGCGGAGAAGGTCTTTCCGCAGGAAGAGTACAATCGGTCGCACTCAAATGGATCTGCGAAAGAGAGGAAGAGATCCGTAACTTTATTCCGGTCACTACCTGGCTTGTTTCCGCAACCGCGTTTTATGGATCCGGAGAAAATGAAAAAGTCGTTTTTTATCCGAAAAGAGAGGCATTTGCCACTCAAAAAGAAGCTTCCGAATTCCTAAATTCTATATTAACAAAAACGAAAATTTTGCGGATCACCGAAAGAAAGGAAAAGCTAGGAGAAACACTTCCTCCTCCACCTTTCACGACCGCAACTTTACAGCAAGAAGCCTTTCGGGTCTTAAAATTTGCCGCTTCCAAAACAATGAAACTCGCCCAGGAATTGTATGAGGGAACGGATCTTGGAAAAGGAAAATCCCAAGGACTCATCACTTATATGAGGACTGACTCGGTCCGGATCGGAGAAGAAGCAATCGGAGCCATCCGTAAAAAGATCGGCTCCAAATTCGGTCCAGAATTCGTATCGGATAAGGCCCAAACTTATAGGCTCAAAAAAACAAAAGGGAAAACGCAGGATGCTCATGAAGCGATCCGACCTGTAGATATATTTTTAGAACCTTCTTCCGTATTCGAAATTACAGATCGAAATCTCAGTAAGGATTCCAAAAAATTATACGAACTGATCTGGAAAAGAGCAGTCGCTTCGCAAATGAAACCGGAGGCTTGGAAAAGATTAGAATTTGTAGCAAACGGCGGTGGAGAAGTTTGGGAAGGAGGAAAACTTTTTAGTATAGATCCAGGTTATAAAAAAATCTATAATGTAAGTGCGGACCTTCTTCCGACTTGGAAAAAAGGAGAAACTCTAACTCCTGATTCATGGGAGATCCAAGAAAAAACGACGGAACCGCCTCCCAGATTTACGGAGGCAAGTCTTGTCTCCAAGCTGGAAAAAGAAGGAATAGGAAGACCTTCCACATTCGCTTCTATCCTGGAAACGTTATATAAAAGAAAATACGTATATTCCGAAAAAGGAAAATTATATTCGGAGACTCTAGGAGAAAAAGTGAATGCTTTCTTGCAGGCTGCCTTTGCAGATCTTTTCCGGGAAAAATTCACTTCCGAAATGGAACAAAAATTGGATTCTATCGCGTCCGGTGAAGAAAGTAGATCCAAGGTTCTTTCCGAATTTTATTCCATCCTGGATTCTCAATTAAAAAAAACGAATATAATGGAGATCAATAAGCAGCTAAAGGAAAGACCGAAGACACCCAAATACGGTATTTGCCCAGTATGTAAAGAAGGGGAGAGGGTTCGAAAAAAATCCTCAAAGAAAAAAGAATATTATATATGTTCTAGATTTCCGCAATGCGATTACGCGGAATATTTATAG
- a CDS encoding oxygenase MpaB family protein, which translates to MFNRLRILKQINRLDAEKDAQKIVFLSGSYDFPQDVEISLAISFFRTFAIPSISKILNTTKRFELAGQKRYDDTALILAEFIENGLDSERGREAMRKLNQIHKEYDIKNEDFLYTLTTFIFEPDRWNRKFGWRKSTEKERLANFYLWKRIGKMMNIKNIPETYEEMLEFNLNFEKENFRRTPDSEQVALATMKIASARIPKIPGLEYLVYHAVYSLMDKPLRDAMGFPKPNPIVAAFTFAVLKFRAFFLRYFWPPRKTPYYVTKRNNPTYPNGYLIEELGPH; encoded by the coding sequence ATGTTCAACCGTTTGAGAATATTAAAACAAATTAATAGGTTAGATGCAGAGAAGGATGCACAAAAGATCGTATTCCTTTCGGGAAGTTACGATTTTCCTCAGGATGTGGAGATCTCGCTCGCTATTTCATTTTTTAGGACATTCGCGATCCCTTCTATTTCTAAAATATTAAATACCACCAAACGATTCGAACTAGCAGGACAAAAAAGATACGATGATACGGCGTTGATCCTCGCTGAATTTATAGAGAATGGACTGGACAGCGAAAGAGGAAGAGAGGCAATGAGAAAGCTGAACCAGATCCATAAAGAATACGATATCAAGAATGAGGACTTTTTATACACTCTCACAACTTTTATTTTCGAACCGGATCGTTGGAATCGAAAGTTCGGTTGGAGAAAGAGTACTGAAAAAGAAAGGTTAGCCAATTTTTATCTTTGGAAGCGGATCGGAAAAATGATGAATATCAAAAATATTCCGGAAACTTACGAAGAAATGTTGGAGTTTAATCTAAATTTCGAAAAGGAAAATTTCCGCCGCACTCCTGACTCGGAACAAGTTGCGCTTGCGACTATGAAAATTGCTTCCGCCAGAATTCCTAAGATCCCCGGTTTGGAATATTTAGTCTATCATGCGGTTTATTCTCTTATGGACAAACCGCTCAGAGACGCAATGGGATTTCCCAAACCGAATCCGATCGTTGCCGCTTTTACCTTTGCGGTTTTGAAATTCAGGGCATTCTTCTTACGATATTTTTGGCCGCCACGAAAAACACCTTATTACGTGACCAAACGAAATAACCCTACCTATCCGAACGGATATTTGATTGAAGAGTTAGGACCACATTAG